The Humulus lupulus chromosome 7, drHumLupu1.1, whole genome shotgun sequence region CAGGAACTATTACTTCTTCTATCATCTCACATCTAGACACTATTAATTCCTTAAGTTGTACAAGACATCGAGCCATGGCAGATGATAAGAGATACTTTAAATTGTTACATCCTGTAACACTTAACTCTTTTAAGTTGTGGATGTAAGAAGTTACATTGGGGAATGCAATCTGAAAATAAAACAAGTAGAATAATAAGACATGTATATTTTCCTTATGTAAGCATGCACTCTAAAAATTTATTCTAGTTAACTTTGGGAATGGACTATAAAAAGCATACTTACATAATTCCTTAAGCcgttttgattttaatttcttaGAGAGCATTGGTTATTTTTATAGTTGGCACAAGTGATCTGAATTGAATATATAATGTGTATTTTGAATATCATTTGCCACCTCTATTTTTGTAGTATTGCGAAGGAACACTGGTGTAcaacaatattttattttaaattaaaatatatgagtTCTGACATTGATTTACACCAGTCATAATATACGATGTTGAACATGCCAAATACCAATGTTTTTTTCCCTCTTCCACCCACTTTCTAATTAATAAACCATCATACAACAAAAGATTAAAGTTAATTTAGTAATAATTTGTGACTCAGAGAATATTAAGTATTATTTGATTTAAAGTGAAAGATATTAGAGTCAAGAGTATCTATTAAGATTCTATCTTTTTAATTATATTCAAAtagattattttatataataataataatttaaaaacagATCATATGATAAATTCTAATGACCTCATCACAGCACCTCATCACAGCAGCTTGAGCATTACTTTGTGTAAACATAATGTAAGATTTACCTCAACTCCTCAAATGAAATGAAATATGTAATAACTCTTAATATTAATTGTGAATATGATTTTGGACTTTGAAGATTTGATGGATGTGGTACACTATCGAAAAATGGCAGTATTATTTTTAtacattcttttattatttatttttgtgattacaattaaataaaatatattcaacaTTTCTCTTAAAAGATTATTTCAATTTTTCTAAGGTAATACAATAAAACATTTTTTCTAGTCAATGTATTAaactttagtatatatatatatattttaattggaTAGCGTTTTAATCTCTTTTTTTGCTttataatttatttgcatataaaaaaattgtagtTATTTCCTTACAATAGTCAATAatttttctcatatatatatatttattacttAATATACGAGATAATAGTTTTATAATGATGcatttgtgatatatatatatattgttagaaGACATATATTACTGGACTGCTTTCATTTTGTGCATATGCATGGGTAAAGTATTACACTCATTTTCATTATTAAACATTGAActcttaaaaaaaatgttttcagttggaatatctatatataatgatgaagaaaattttgaaaagagaaaaagaaaatctGAATTACTTACCTTTCCATTGAAGAGATGTTTTGCTATGACCTTCACTTCATCGTCATCAACTGACATTTCTTTGATGCAAGAATCTTCTGAACAAAATGTTTTGAAAACTGGAAGTTTGGAGAGCCTAAGAGTTTCTAGTTTGGATAACAAAATATTCTCTTGCAACATTCTTTTTTCTCCTGGTTTCCTACTTATTAGAATTTCTTCCACAACCAAACAATCATCTACTTTCAGCTTCTTCAGGTTTACAAGCCTTTCAACCACAGGGAAACagaacaaatattttattttgttgcaGCTTTCTACTGTTAAGTTTGTTAAGTTTTGTAGgtcaaaatttgatggaagtTGGTCTGGCCATAATGTTACTACATTCATTTTAAAAAACTCCAGTTCCTTCAAGTTAGGAAGCGAAACCTGCAGAGACAAATATAATTGCATAAATTAAGTGAGATGAAagtatttcaaaatatatattcaaaaattgaaataaataattggctATAACAACCAATTATGTATTTTTTTCCTCGTAACTAGAGAAGTATTCACTACTCAAGTAAAGTATTCACCCATGTTTTTTTTAGAGGTTCAGTTAACTTTTTTCATGGGTTAAAGAGGAAATTAATACATAAAGAAAACGTTATTTGAGCAATAAATGAAAATTAAAGAGTTACCTTTTCATTGAAGAAAGGTTGTGTTGATACCAATTGGTTTACTTCTCTATGGTCAACTGATACTTCTGATATTGGAATAGTTGGACAGCTAACAAATATCTTGAGTTCTTGACAATCATTTATTATTAGCTTTGATAGGAGTGGAAATTCCATACATGAATCTCTTGCACAGAATCTTTGGAGAGCTGAAAGCTGATAAAGCTCAATAGAGTCCAATTTAGGGAACAAAATATTTCCCAACTGCGTGTCTTCTTCTCCAAGTTTCTTATTGGGCACTCCTATGTCTTCCATTGCCATACAATATCTAACTTCCAATTTCTTTAAGTTTAAAAGCTTTTGAGCAAGAGAAAAAGAGAATAGATACTTTAAACTATTACAGCTTTCGACTTTTAAGATTGATAAGTTTTGCATGAAAGAACCGGATGAAAGTTGATCTGGCCATATATTTTCTGTACTAATTTTCCTTAGAGTCAATTCCAGCAAGTTAGGAAATAAAACCTACATAtgtaataaaattaatttaagtTACTTGAAATCAAAATATCtaaaaagaaaatagaaatatTCTTGTGTATGGTATATATTTGTACAAGCAAGTCGTTACTTTTATATTCCTTAAATAAaggaaactaattaattattataattcgATACATTGAATATGATTTATAATTGCAATGAATATGGTTTTATTTCTaaacatttcattaaaaaaaaaaaagctttccATATTAAATTGGCATTTAAGAAatatataataaaaggaaaagacGTTGCACTTATTAACCAATTAATAATATTAGAGATTGTGAATCCAAACTTTATAAGTATATTcactttaaaaatatataatttacgtAGATTAGCATAAAATAACTATCCTGGATATATTATTTATCTATAGATTATATGCTCATATAACTAAGGTTTACTTGTATAATAAAAAGAGTTGTACCGTTTCAGTGAATAAAGGCTTGGAATAATCTATCATTGAAGACGCACAAGTTTCCTTCCGCTTGGAGCAATAGAATTGGACAAAGTTTGGTAAAGAATATAGGGACAAAGAGTGCAATTGCAAAGACTCAATCTTATCGGCAGCTTCATTATCTTCTCTCCCACTGGTCACTATCTCTTCCATCATCTCGCACTCACTAATGGTAACACGATGAAGTAGTTTGATGATAGACAGAGGGAACAGATTCTTCAATCTATTACAATTGCTCACGTCCACCTTCCTCAATTCCTTGAATGAGCCTACTGGGAGTTTACCATGGCATATCCTTTCCAAGCTTGTTAAGTTTTCAAGATTTAGTGACTCCAAACATGGAAAGGCATGATGAGAGTGAATCAGGTCTGTAGAATCAATGACGTATTGAACTCCATCATTATTACGAAACTTAAGGTGCTTCAATCGAGGAAAATTCTCTCCATCGAGATCACGATTAAAATTGTTGACATCCATTAATCTCTCTAACCATAAACATTCAGACATTTTCATCAGCCATACAAGCCCAAGGGCATTTAATTGTTCTTTCCTTTGATAGAGATTTAAGTGCAAACACCTTGAAGATCCACCTACATAATAAAAGTTGTGAATTACTCCAATAGATATTCGGTAGCTCTCCAATTTTTCACTAAACAACCCCTCCGGTAAAACTTTTTCACTTTCTACACTTAAATATAAAACTGTTAGCCGTTGCAAATTCTTTATCTCAATAAGACTtgcatttcttctttctttcataCCACCTTCTTCAGTCTCCCATCCCTGGAATGTTTGTGGGATATAGAGCTCCTCCAATCGTCTCAAATTTGAAATGACATTCGGCTCAATGACTTTTAAATGTCTACAATTTTGTAAATCCAACAATTGCAAATGGCATAATTCTCCTATTTCTTTTGGCAACCGCTTTATGGAAGACCGAGATAGATCAAGAACTTTTAAATTCTTCAAGTCCCCAATGATGGAAATGTCTTGTAGATCGGAATCACTTAGACATAATGTTTGGAGATTTTGAAGGGAATGAAAGGATGTCGGTAATGAGTTTATACGTGCACGTTCCATACCCAATGCTTCAAGCTCCCTTGTTTGTTCAAAAAATTCATTTGGAATTGAATTTAGAGACCAGCTAGACAGAAGAAGTAATTTTGCCCTTGGACATTCCAATTTTTCAGGAAGCTTACCAAAATCATCATAGTCAAGTAAGGAAATCACTTCAGCCTCTTTACATCCTTCACGACTAGCAAAATCATCAACACTTTTTATGTTACTCATCCTATGCTTATCTTCTGATGCTATATCTATGCAAACATCCCGAATAACATCATGCATCTTCACATAATTTTCATTTCTACCATCCAACAAGAGACAGTGAGATTTCAATTTATCAACCAATGAATTCACCCTGTTTCTTGCTTTTTTCATCGTGTTGATGCCTTGAAACACGCGCCAACCCACACTATATCTCACCAAGTCCTCGACTCCTATATTTTGATCTTCTTTATGTAAAGCACAGAGCAATAACAATGATTTCACCTCCTCGTGACTTCCGAGAAAATCGTAACTCATCCTTATACATGAGTAAACCTTCATATCCATTCCCTCTATGTCTCTAAAGTTTGAGCTTCGTAGGTGTTCCAATGCATTCTGCCATGTGGACAATCTTGTGCCTTTTAAAGCATGTGCCACTGCTGCAATGGCAATTGGTAAGCCTGCACATTCGCCGACGATCGTATCGGCCAAAGAATCGAAATATTGAGTTTCAACTATATCTCCAACGATTTTCTTAAACAAACTTTTGGCCTCACTTGAGTCTATGGCTTCAATAGAGAAAATATTACTCTCAGCAATATCCATGAAGCTGTGTAAAACTTGTCGATATCTAGAGGTTAGTAGCAACTTGCACTCATCGTGGATTCCAATAGCTTCTAGATCGAGTTCCTTCCAAATGTCGTCGAGAATTAATAGAATCTTGTTTTCCGGCTTCAATCTCTTTCGAAGTAGGTCAGCTCGTACGTCCATACTTTGTGTTTGCTCAAAACTTAGCTGGAGCTTTGCAGCAATATCTAGTTGAATCTCTTTCATATTAGGTGTTTGTGAAATAGTTGTCATAACCACCTTGCTAAATAACTCCTCTGCTCTCTTAGCAATTTCTTTGGCAAGCATAGTTTTGCCAATTCCACCCATCCCATACAAGCCTATCCTGCTCCTATTAGCATCTCTCACAGCTGCCATTATGCTCTCCAGAATTTCCCTCCTCGAATCAAAAGTCTCGTAGCCTTTGGTTATTGCAAAGGAGCTTTCCAGTGGAGGACGATAAGAAATCGTATCAAATTTGCTTTTTTCGGAGGCTGCGCATACATCGGATGACATCTTCTTTGCTTTCCTACTCAGTTGGTGCCGCGTCACCAAATGCGGGAGGGATCCACAAGAGCACACAGCCTTTGCATGGCCTTCATGCTTAAGAAAAGTCTCAGCCTCTTCAGAGATCCGATCAACGCTGCTCAGCCAGCTTTGAACATCAGCTTCAATTTCTTGACAATTATTTCTGGCTTCCTCAACACGATGTTGTAATCTATCTCTGGCATTCTTCAACTCTTGCATCCGAGTTTTGAGGTTGTCTACATTCCCTGCGTAGCAAAATAGATAACCCAACTGTCGACCGACTGGTGCCACTGTATACTCAGCAATCTTTGCAACAATTGAAGTTCCAATTGAAATAGCACAATCCATGCTTGATTCTCTCCTGGTTTACTAGGGGAGTTAAATTTTAATACAAGAGCAAGTTATATAatgatataaaattttaaaaattgaaaaccagaacaataatacaaatattttaAGGATAGGCAGCAATACACTTACCTGATCGTCTCTTATTATGGATATTGTAAGTAGAGAGATCAATAGCTAGGCCAACTGTATCTTTTTTCTTCAGAAATGTTTGTGAAGTAGTCCAGAAATTACACACTTAAAGGAGGAATTTTGTGAAAGAACAGAGCACAAGGCAAAATATTATATAGAAACTAGAgaagtttttctttttatatattttttatcatattGTAGAAAATAAACGAACGAAAAAAAGAGTGAAAATTAAGAATAACACTTGAGAAGATGAAAGTGGGATCCAAAGTTTCTTTTGAGTTTCTGCAAAAGGTAACAATAATGCAAAATATTAAGAAATACATtataaaacttttaaaatataaaatatttgaaCAAAACTTACCTGAACCGATTTATGGATGTTGCTGACCACTAGAAATCGAAGCTTAATAATGAACAGagaaaaatactatttattttaATATCAATTCAAAGTGGGTAATATGCAGCTTGAAGAAAGagtagattttttttaatattaattcgAAGTAGGTAATAGCAGCTTGaagaaagattttttttttttttttttatattaattcaaAGTGGTTAATAGCAGCTTGAAGAAagagtggaattttttttttttttttaaagaaaatatgcGACAATATAGAGAATGGAATAAAAAGAATTCGAAGATGAAAGTGGAAATCTGGGGAGTGAAGAAGATGAACTCAGAATTGCAGGTGGGAAATATCAATTCAAAGTGGGAAATAGCAAAGTGGGTAATATGCAGCTTGAAGAAAGAgtagatttttttaaaaaggaaatattaattcaaagtagatttttttaaaaaaaagattcGAAGACTCAAATGCAATGAGAAGATGAAGGTGGAAATCTGGTGATTGAAGAAGATGAACTCAGAATTGCAggtgagagagtgagagagagtaaAGTTGGAAGTGCAGTGGAAAAGTAGAGAAAGTGAAGAAGAACAGACATAACTGTGCAAGAAAGAAAAGTCACTATCTTCAATAACTGATGTCTCTTACTTTTTTAGAGGAAATTAcaccataatttaaaaaaaaaatcaaaatatactTTGGTTGGCAGGCATTGTTCAATTGCATTAAATTGTGGTAGGACCAAATAAAAAGAGTTGTTGGCTTACCATTCATTTCTATTTTTAAAGGACACTTCCCATGCGTTTTTTTTTTGGGTGTACTAATTAGTATTTATTTAACATTTTATGTCATATCAACCTCTTATTACTCATAACATAATATAGTATTGGGTAATTCTAGAGTGCACTCACTAAAAATGGGCATACCGGTACATCTCCTCTTGTGTTTTGATATAAGTATGATTTTTagcaaatttttttttatgactgtatatattataattatttagagcatactgtaaattttttagaaattctgaatagtttacagtgctgaaaacaatattcaaatagtcaattGCATTCACGACTGTTTTTTCTTATACGCGTGGAAGATAACTTGTTTGAACCATATTTTTTATacagtaaattattcagaattttctgaaaatttgcaagatactctaaataactataatgtacacaatcatagaaaaaaaattatgcaaAAAATCATTCCAGTATCAAAATCAAGAAAGGGGTGCACCCTAGAATTTTCTTATAGTATAATGTTTATTTACACAAGTATAAGTTGATTACTCTCGTAACGAGATCCGCCACTCACGGGTATTCTTAATGAGTTGTGTTGAGTTGAGAATCTAGATATTTATATAATGGAGAGCCCCAATAAATTGACatgacactctaaaatctctgTGAACCACTATGTTTATTTTctaattttcatatattttttattctattttttaaatttacgaaaccattatatttattttctaatttttttcacttatttttaattctatttttaaaaattttatcaaTACATATACATAGAGAAACTTCAAGTTCTATGCATaataacttagtgaaattttttaatatgctaactattgacccttgatttggccaacgacacggagtcaaataaaacgataaaaatgagatgaattcaagtcaagaagataaatgacacaaagatttatagtggttcggccccaagtgatggtaatgacctacgcccacttagtgttcttattaatgtaatgaaaacTTGTGATCAGTAAACTAGGGTTTACCGAGTTTCGCAAGCTCAACCAAATGTACAAAGTATTGCGTAAAAACAATGATTTTCTCTCTCAATCTCCAAAGATCCAAAAAAGAAGATCCTTCTCATgaaccctttgagtcttatttatagactcaaggatcTCCTTATGAGCCGATGGACCTTGATTacatttgttgacgcggttcttcgccaacaggtaattaagaaaagaagagaaagggattagcaCTTAgattgaaccgaaatagatgaatgatcttagaaatgaaatggtgactcaagacatgttttttaagtggttcaaatgttaaaatcattctactccactagtcagtattattgatatatactg contains the following coding sequences:
- the LOC133789321 gene encoding uncharacterized protein LOC133789321 isoform X1 — translated: MDCAISIGTSIVAKIAEYTVAPVGRQLGYLFCYAGNVDNLKTRMQELKNARDRLQHRVEEARNNCQEIEADVQSWLSSVDRISEEAETFLKHEGHAKAVCSCGSLPHLVTRHQLSRKAKKMSSDVCAASEKSKFDTISYRPPLESSFAITKGYETFDSRREILESIMAAVRDANRSRIGLYGMGGIGKTMLAKEIAKRAEELFSKVVMTTISQTPNMKEIQLDIAAKLQLSFEQTQSMDVRADLLRKRLKPENKILLILDDIWKELDLEAIGIHDECKLLLTSRYRQVLHSFMDIAESNIFSIEAIDSSEAKSLFKKIVGDIVETQYFDSLADTIVGECAGLPIAIAAVAHALKGTRLSTWQNALEHLRSSNFRDIEGMDMKVYSCIRMSYDFLGSHEEVKSLLLLCALHKEDQNIGVEDLVRYSVGWRVFQGINTMKKARNRVNSLVDKLKSHCLLLDGRNENYVKMHDVIRDVCIDIASEDKHRMSNIKSVDDFASREGCKEAEVISLLDYDDFGKLPEKLECPRAKLLLLSSWSLNSIPNEFFEQTRELEALGMERARINSLPTSFHSLQNLQTLCLSDSDLQDISIIGDLKNLKVLDLSRSSIKRLPKEIGELCHLQLLDLQNCRHLKVIEPNVISNLRRLEELYIPQTFQGWETEEGGMKERRNASLIEIKNLQRLTVLYLSVESEKVLPEGLFSEKLESYRISIGVIHNFYYVGGSSRCLHLNLYQRKEQLNALGLVWLMKMSECLWLERLMDVNNFNRDLDGENFPRLKHLKFRNNDGVQYVIDSTDLIHSHHAFPCLESLNLENLTSLERICHGKLPVGSFKELRKVDVSNCNRLKNLFPLSIIKLLHRVTISECEMMEEIVTSGREDNEAADKIESLQLHSLSLYSLPNFVQFYCSKRKETCASSMIDYSKPLFTETVLFPNLLELTLRKISTENIWPDQLSSGSFMQNLSILKVESCNSLKYLFSFSLAQKLLNLKKLEVRYCMAMEDIGVPNKKLGEEDTQLGNILFPKLDSIELYQLSALQRFCARDSCMEFPLLSKLIINDCQELKIFVSCPTIPISEVSVDHREVNQLVSTQPFFNEKVSLPNLKELEFFKMNVVTLWPDQLPSNFDLQNLTNLTVESCNKIKYLFCFPVVERLVNLKKLKVDDCLVVEEILISRKPGEKRMLQENILLSKLETLRLSKLPVFKTFCSEDSCIKEMSVDDDEVKVIAKHLFNGKIAFPNVTSYIHNLKELSVTGCNNLKYLLSSAMARCLVQLKELIVSRCEMIEEVIVPEESVGSKGIILENLLLPKLESLELWHLPNVIQFCEGDCIEYPSLSKLEIYNCPKLKVFISNSMATRACTINDKKHEEMELVAARQSLFKDNKIAFPNVTSYIHNLKELNVTECNNLKYLLSSAMARCLIQLKELRVSKCKMMEKVIVPEESAGIKGIILENLLLPKLESLDLWDLPNVIQFCEGECIECPSLSELVIYDCPKLKVFISNSMATKTCTINDKKHEEMELVAARQSLFKDNKVIFPNLKVMWTDWSEAIEEIFDMSQSSMMSIFGNLSRLVLNCSSREKPIALSNFNFLHKYHNIDALWLSGFFVDGHQHHQQQQSGDGETYELVNTSLKTLTIFKDHMMNHLFGDPEYAQPSNSFVFQNLEHLHVWECGRLQSFAPSFMSFHKLKTLRVSECHGLTYLFASSTAASLVHLQEMSITDCKRMRDIINRDYYKEGQIVESEHHEFVFQKLEKLELHGLPSLESFYSGNKVVSFPNLENISLKGCPEMRRFSHENICTSALLDTVKAEGVEIWEGDVNTTLTKIWERNVDTTLTKDWEDDSDFGLHLQHLFAQEMDDQHREEDA
- the LOC133789321 gene encoding uncharacterized protein LOC133789321 isoform X2, whose translation is MDCAISIGTSIVAKIAEYTVAPVGRQLGYLFCYAGNVDNLKTRMQELKNARDRLQHRVEEARNNCQEIEADVQSWLSSVDRISEEAETFLKHEGHAKAVCSCGSLPHLVTRHQLSRKAKKMSSDVCAASEKSKFDTISYRPPLESSFAITKGYETFDSRREILESIMAAVRDANRSRIGLYGMGGIGKTMLAKEIAKRAEELFSKVVMTTISQTPNMKEIQLDIAAKLQLSFEQTQSMDVRADLLRKRLKPENKILLILDDIWKELDLEAIGIHDECKLLLTSRYRQVLHSFMDIAESNIFSIEAIDSSEAKSLFKKIVGDIVETQYFDSLADTIVGECAGLPIAIAAVAHALKGTRLSTWQNALEHLRSSNFRDIEGMDMKVYSCIRMSYDFLGSHEEVKSLLLLCALHKEDQNIGVEDLVRYSVGWRVFQGINTMKKARNRVNSLVDKLKSHCLLLDGRNENYVKMHDVIRDVCIDIASEDKHRMSNIKSVDDFASREGCKEAEVISLLDYDDFGKLPEKLECPRAKLLLLSSWSLNSIPNEFFEQTRELEALGMERARINSLPTSFHSLQNLQTLCLSDSDLQDISIIGDLKNLKVLDLSRSSIKRLPKEIGELCHLQLLDLQNCRHLKVIEPNVISNLRRLEELYIPQTFQGWETEEGGMKERRNASLIEIKNLQRLTVLYLSVESEKVLPEGLFSEKLESYRISIGVIHNFYYVGGSSRCLHLNLYQRKEQLNALGLVWLMKMSECLWLERLMDVNNFNRDLDGENFPRLKHLKFRNNDGVQYVIDSTDLIHSHHAFPCLESLNLENLTSLERICHGKLPVGSFKELRKVDVSNCNRLKNLFPLSIIKLLHRVTISECEMMEEIVTSGREDNEAADKIESLQLHSLSLYSLPNFVQFYCSKRKETCASSMIDYSKPLFTETVLFPNLLELTLRKISTENIWPDQLSSGSFMQNLSILKVESCNSLKYLFSFSLAQKLLNLKKLEVRYCMAMEDIGVPNKKLGEEDTQLGNILFPKLDSIELYQLSALQRFCARDSCMEFPLLSKLIINDCQELKIFVSCPTIPISEVSVDHREVNQLVSTQPFFNEKVSLPNLKELEFFKMNVVTLWPDQLPSNFDLQNLTNLTVESCNKIKYLFCFPVVERLVNLKKLKVDDCLVVEEILISRKPGEKRMLQENILLSKLETLRLSKLPVFKTFCSEDSCIKEMSVDDDEVKVIAKHLFNGKIAFPNVTSYIHNLKELSVTGCNNLKYLLSSAMARCLVQLKELIVSRCEMIEEVIVPEESVGSKGIILENLLLPKLESLELWHLPNVIQFCEGDCIEYPSLSKLEIYNCPKLKVFISNSMATRACTINDKKHEEMELVAARQSLFKDNKIAFPNVTSYIHNLKELNVTECNNLKYLLSSAMARCLIQLKELRVSKCKMMEKVIVPEESAGIKGIILENLLLPKLESLDLWDLPNVIQFCEGECIECPSLSELVIYDCPKLKVFISNSMATKTCTINDKKHEEMELVAARQSLFKDNKVIFPNLKVMWTDWSEAIEEIFDMSQSSMMSIFGNLSRLVLNCSSREKPIALSNFNFLHKYHNIDALWLSGFFVDGHQHHQQQQSGDGETYELVNTSLKTLTIFKDHMMNHLFGDPEYAQPSNSFVFQNLEHLHVWECGRLQSFAPSFMSFHKLKTLRVSECHGLTYLFASSTAASLVHLQEMSITDCKRMRDIINRDYYKEGQIVESEHHEFVFQKLEKLELHGLPSLESFYSGNKVVSFPNLENISLKGCPEMRRFSHENICTSALLDTVKAEGVEIWEGDVNTTLTKIWERNVDTTLTKDWEDDSDFGLHLQHLFAQEMHREEDA